CGCAGTAGGTAAACAAAATTCTTTCGCAAGCTTCCTGACTTCTTCTTTTGTATAATCACCAAGTGGTAGTAGCATCCTTGATAATTGATTTTGATCTAACCGGTATAAAAAATAGGACTGCTCATTTTTATCTTTTCCCTTTTTTAGCAAATAAAATCCATCTTTCTTTTCAATCCTCGCATAATGTCCGGTCGCAATCATATCAAAGCCCATCTCAAGTGCCTTTTTTAGGAATAAACCAAATTTTATGAGTTTATTACACAATACACAAGGATTGGGGGTTCTACCCGATTTATACTCTTCTACAAAATTATCTACAATAGTTTTTTGATAATAATCACTAAAATCAAATAAATAAAATTGTATTCCCAGCACTTCGCAGGCGCTTCGAGCCAAGGCAACCTCATCATCACCCACCCCCCTGAATATCATCGTTGCACCCGCAACCTCATATCCCTCCTTTTTCAATAAAGCAGCAGTAGTGCTGGAATCCACCCCACCGCTTAATGCAACAAGAATTTTCATTTTCTATTATAGTTTTTTATTTCTTTGTGAGAGGTGATATTGCTCTCAATTCTTTTACAATCTTAGGAAAATGTTCACAAACAAAGTCTATATCTTCATCGGTTGTGAGTCTTCCCAGTGTTATGCGGATGGAGCCACGGGCATCTTCAATCGGAACACCAATTGCAGTAAGAACGTGGGAAGGCTCAAGGGACCCTGAAGAACAGGCAGAACCTGTGGCAACTTCAATCCCGATCTGGTCAAGGCGCATCAACAATGCCTCGCCTTCAATATATTTCACAATCAGATGGCAGTTATTTGGCAGCCGCTTTTCCGGGTGGCCATTCAGAATGATATCATCAACATTATTGAGCAGTGATTTAATCAAGCGATCCCGCAGCCGTCTGGTATGTTCCACTCTTTGTGGCATCTCCTTCACCGCCAGTTCCGCTGCCTTTGCCATACCGACAATCCCCGGGACATTATGGGTTGATGCCCTTTTCCCCATCTCCTGAGCGCCGCCATGCAGGAGCGGTTCTATTCGTGTACCCTTTCTTATATATAATGCACCCACACCCTTTGGTCCATAAAACTTGTGGGCAGAGATTGATAATAAATCAACACCGAGTCTATTAACATTTGTCTCTATCGCCCCAAAAGACTGGACCGCATCGGTATGTAAATATACCCCCTTTTCCCGACATATCCTGGCGATCTCTTCAATTGGCTCAATCGTGCCAATTTCGTTATTTGCATGCATTATGGATACAAGAATGGTTTTGTTGGTTATCGCTTTATTTAAATCTTCCGGGTCAACCATTCCGTATTTATCAACCGGCAAAAATGTCGTTTCAAAACCATGGGATTGTAGAAAGATAAATGGCTCAAGGACTGCGTGGTGTTCAATCTTGGTAGTTACTAAATGATTGCCCTTCTCAGCCATAGCATAGGCAACGCCCTTGATTGCAGTATTATCTGATTCACTGCCGCCGGAAGTAAATATTATTTCATCGGGACTTGCGCCGAGTGCGTCCGCCACCTTTTTTCTTGACAGCTCAATTGCCTCCCTCGCCTTTTGACCCGAGGTATGAATACTTGAAGGATTCCCAAATTCTTCAAAAAAATAGGCTTTCATTGCTTCAAGTACATCAGGATGGAGCGGGGTTGTTGCTGCATAATCAAGATAAATTCTCTTATTCATTTTTTCCATAGAATTATTATACATTAAATCGCAAGGCTGTCAATCATTGTTTTCTATTGCAAATTTAAATTTCACATATAATATAGTTTTTTCACAATGATATTGGTCTAAATAACACTCTATAGAAATCAGAATAACATCAGCCTCCAATGTGATTGACTTTTGTCGTGGCTTGGATATAATTAACCATGGCAAGAACAAAAACTATAAAAGAAGGTATTTTTCTATCATCAAGGGCAGACCGTATGCCCTATTCACCGATTAGAAAATTATCAATCTTTGCTGATGAAGCAAAGAAAAAAGGCATAAAGGTCTATCATCTGAACATCGGGCAGCCGGACATTGAAACACCGATTGAAATATTTGAAAACATTGCCAACTACCGGGAAAAGGTGCTTGGTTATGGTCCATCCGGTGGAATCCTTGAATTACGACTTGCGGTGCTTGATTATTATCGTAACCTTGGATTTGACCTTGACCTTGATAATATCTGGATTACAATCGGTGGCAGTGAAGCAATAATATTTGCGATGATGACAGTCTGTGACCCGAATGATGAGATAATCGTATTTGAGCCGTATTATACGAACTACAATGGATTTGCTGTTATGTCTAACATAAAACTTGTAGCAATTGAAACAAAGATTGAAAATGGATTCCACCTGCCACCAGAATCAGAGATTAAAAAGAAAATTACAAGCAAAACTAAGGCAATCTTAATAAATACACCCAATAATCCAACAGGCACAGTATTAACCGAAGAAGAAATGTTCATCCTCCAGCGGCTATGTAAAAGACACAATCTTTTTCTCCTCTCTGATGAAGTCTATCGGGAATTCATTTATGATGGGAAGCAACACATAAGTGCACTATCTTTACCTGAGATTGAAGACCGGGTAATATTAATGGATTCTATATCAAAGAGGTTCTCTGCTTGTGGAGCCCGTGTTGGTTGTATAATAAGCCGAAATAAAAAGATTATGGACGCACTCATAAGATTCTGTCAGGCAAGATTGTGTCCACCGACATTAGAACAGATAGGTGCGATTGCAGCATATAAACATATTGATAAATACATCACACCAATGATAAAAGAATACGAACACAGAAGAAATGTACTTTTTGATTGCCTGAAGGAAATTCCGAAGGTATACGGTCATAAACCAGAAGGCGCATTCTATACAGTACTTAGCCTCCCGGTAAAAGATGCAGACCATTTCTGTCAGTGGCTTCTCACCGACTTCAGTTATGAAAAAAGCACTGTGATGCTGGCGCCGGCAAATGGGTTTTACTCAACCTTAAAAAAGGGCAAAGAC
This genomic interval from candidate division WOR-3 bacterium contains the following:
- the nifS gene encoding cysteine desulfurase NifS encodes the protein MNKRIYLDYAATTPLHPDVLEAMKAYFFEEFGNPSSIHTSGQKAREAIELSRKKVADALGASPDEIIFTSGGSESDNTAIKGVAYAMAEKGNHLVTTKIEHHAVLEPFIFLQSHGFETTFLPVDKYGMVDPEDLNKAITNKTILVSIMHANNEIGTIEPIEEIARICREKGVYLHTDAVQSFGAIETNVNRLGVDLLSISAHKFYGPKGVGALYIRKGTRIEPLLHGGAQEMGKRASTHNVPGIVGMAKAAELAVKEMPQRVEHTRRLRDRLIKSLLNNVDDIILNGHPEKRLPNNCHLIVKYIEGEALLMRLDQIGIEVATGSACSSGSLEPSHVLTAIGVPIEDARGSIRITLGRLTTDEDIDFVCEHFPKIVKELRAISPLTKK
- the mnmA gene encoding tRNA 2-thiouridine(34) synthase MnmA, yielding MKILVALSGGVDSSTTAALLKKEGYEVAGATMIFRGVGDDEVALARSACEVLGIQFYLFDFSDYYQKTIVDNFVEEYKSGRTPNPCVLCNKLIKFGLFLKKALEMGFDMIATGHYARIEKKDGFYLLKKGKDKNEQSYFLYRLDQNQLSRMLLPLGDYTKEEVRKLAKEFCLPTAHRKKSQDVCFLPDMDYTTYLRGVIQEKKGPIYDKNGKKIGEHKGIFHYTWGQRKGIGISDKEPYYVLKIDPINNAIYVGKRQDLYKRMLIADELSFVVPVDFSKKIKVLAKTRYVAQLSPAEVSFEGNRARVCFEKPQWAITPGQSVVFYENDIVLGGGIISEVID
- a CDS encoding pyridoxal phosphate-dependent aminotransferase codes for the protein MARTKTIKEGIFLSSRADRMPYSPIRKLSIFADEAKKKGIKVYHLNIGQPDIETPIEIFENIANYREKVLGYGPSGGILELRLAVLDYYRNLGFDLDLDNIWITIGGSEAIIFAMMTVCDPNDEIIVFEPYYTNYNGFAVMSNIKLVAIETKIENGFHLPPESEIKKKITSKTKAILINTPNNPTGTVLTEEEMFILQRLCKRHNLFLLSDEVYREFIYDGKQHISALSLPEIEDRVILMDSISKRFSACGARVGCIISRNKKIMDALIRFCQARLCPPTLEQIGAIAAYKHIDKYITPMIKEYEHRRNVLFDCLKEIPKVYGHKPEGAFYTVLSLPVKDADHFCQWLLTDFSYEKSTVMLAPANGFYSTLKKGKDQIRIAYVLKEEYIRSAVRVLDIALKKYKG